In Clostridium swellfunianum, a genomic segment contains:
- a CDS encoding HesB-like protein yields the protein MEKVILSDEAYNEFKAFLDENNVGNNSIRIYLAGSGUSGPSFNISVGDKEENDIVEKVKDITFVIKPEIIDEFGAMTILSSEENDGMGLSLRPLLESEGGCGGGCSGCH from the coding sequence ATGGAAAAAGTTATATTAAGCGATGAAGCTTATAATGAATTTAAAGCCTTCCTAGATGAAAATAATGTAGGAAATAATAGTATTAGAATTTATCTAGCAGGCTCTGGCTGAAGCGGCCCATCATTTAATATCTCAGTTGGAGATAAAGAAGAAAATGATATTGTTGAAAAGGTTAAGGATATTACTTTTGTAATTAAACCTGAAATTATAGACGAATTTGGCGCTATGACTATTCTATCAAGTGAAGAAAATGATGGAATGGGCCTTTCACTTAGACCACTTCTAGAATCAGAAGGTGGCTGCGGCGGAGGCTGTTCAGGCTGTCATTAA
- a CDS encoding MFS transporter, whose translation MVLINKEIKKFRIYMFFYWAMMLSVVGMYTMYILELGYSKREVGIAVTIYTMSSLVGQSFIGYLVDKFGHIKNIVLVSISMGVIVGIGFPFTRASWQIYLLILIWGFFVAGVSPLNDAWCINILKKYNQQSNFGRVRGFGSIGYGFSGALLGVLLQSFGWRIYGFYITAAVIIMLAVTYTISDNENAHGSNQNQKNETDISFKEAISVIFRTRQIVIMIIIMFTYNFAMRGIYNYLGILVGDFGGGALSLGLTYFFDASPEIVTFFLTSRLLKKFHSKRLILAAFVLQIIRLTVILIFSNAVAVISMGVLSGFAFGLVTASYKTYIYNLAPAKYKASCLSLSESIIGISAITSAPIFGFVFAKFGTNSAILFGLIINILAALVMLKDIVFLRKTA comes from the coding sequence ATGGTTCTAATTAACAAAGAGATAAAGAAATTTAGAATTTATATGTTTTTTTATTGGGCAATGATGTTAAGTGTGGTAGGAATGTATACTATGTATATTCTAGAGCTTGGTTACTCAAAACGAGAAGTAGGTATTGCAGTTACAATATATACTATGTCAAGCCTAGTTGGACAAAGCTTTATCGGATATTTAGTAGATAAATTTGGACATATAAAAAATATAGTCTTAGTTTCAATAAGCATGGGAGTAATAGTTGGTATAGGATTTCCTTTTACAAGAGCAAGCTGGCAGATATATTTGCTTATTTTAATATGGGGCTTTTTCGTTGCAGGTGTTAGTCCTTTAAATGATGCATGGTGCATAAATATCCTTAAAAAATATAATCAGCAGAGTAATTTTGGAAGAGTGAGAGGCTTTGGATCTATAGGTTATGGATTCTCAGGAGCCTTGCTTGGAGTATTGCTTCAAAGCTTTGGATGGAGAATTTACGGTTTCTATATCACAGCAGCTGTTATTATAATGCTTGCTGTTACTTACACCATATCTGATAATGAAAATGCTCATGGCAGCAATCAAAATCAGAAAAATGAAACGGATATTTCCTTTAAAGAAGCAATATCAGTAATCTTTAGGACTAGGCAGATTGTTATCATGATTATAATCATGTTTACTTACAATTTTGCGATGAGAGGAATATATAATTATCTTGGGATTTTGGTTGGAGATTTTGGAGGAGGAGCTTTAAGTTTAGGGCTTACATATTTCTTTGATGCTTCGCCAGAAATAGTGACATTTTTCCTTACATCAAGGCTTTTGAAGAAATTTCACAGCAAAAGGCTTATCCTTGCAGCCTTTGTACTTCAGATAATAAGGCTTACGGTTATTTTGATATTCAGTAATGCAGTAGCTGTAATATCAATGGGTGTACTGTCTGGCTTTGCCTTTGGGTTAGTTACAGCATCGTATAAAACATATATATATAATCTGGCTCCAGCAAAATATAAGGCAAGCTGTTTAAGTCTTTCCGAATCCATAATAGGTATATCTGCTATAACTAGTGCACCTATATTTGGTTTTGTTTTTGCAAAGTTTGGTACTAATTCAGCAATTTTGTTTGGACTTATTATAAATATCCTTGCTGCTTTAGTTATGCTGAAAGATATAGTTTTTTTACGTAAGACGGCTTAA
- a CDS encoding folate family ECF transporter S component has product MQKIIDSIKKHLGVMRNPRIIVFMGLFVAMEVVLTRFVAIQTPIVRIGFGFIPIALAAIMFGPMVGGITATLSDLIGTFLFPKGPFFPGFTLSALLGGVIYGLFLYRKQVTVVRVGAAVLTIKLFIDLGLNTLWLNILYKKAIFAILPTRLVTSGIMFPIQTLLIFLVWRYVGQVLLRQTASSNI; this is encoded by the coding sequence ATGCAAAAAATTATTGATTCTATCAAAAAACACTTGGGCGTTATGAGAAATCCGAGGATCATAGTATTCATGGGATTATTCGTTGCGATGGAGGTAGTGCTGACAAGGTTTGTTGCAATACAAACACCAATAGTAAGAATAGGCTTCGGGTTTATTCCAATTGCTTTAGCAGCTATAATGTTTGGTCCTATGGTAGGTGGAATAACTGCAACACTTTCTGATTTAATAGGTACATTTCTCTTTCCCAAAGGACCATTTTTTCCAGGATTTACTCTTAGTGCGTTATTAGGCGGAGTTATCTACGGCTTATTTCTTTATAGAAAGCAGGTTACAGTAGTAAGAGTTGGAGCAGCAGTTTTAACTATAAAACTATTTATTGATTTAGGACTTAATACCCTTTGGCTGAATATCCTCTATAAGAAAGCCATATTTGCAATACTGCCAACTCGTTTAGTAACTAGTGGTATAATGTTTCCAATACAAACATTGCTTATATTTTTGGTGTGGAGGTATGTAGGTCAAGTACTTCTAAGGCAGACTGCCAGCAGTAATATTTAA
- a CDS encoding leucyl aminopeptidase yields MNIDLNNIKPQDAEAVIVPVLLDSDKLATKDTAELLNRLKTKGKIKGEHGEVFSTMTASQDIIFIGLGKEELLNGEKVRIASAKAVKKARELKAKSLYVQLINSDKLCYGTIVKAMVEGLRFGDYKFDRYKTDKKEHTDLDICLGGVSEDKLKETEEYIKEANNISNATIIARNLVNEPSNVLYPETLAEEALEYGKQFGFDVEVFDELQIDELKMDAFLSVAEGSNKAPRLIVMRYFGNEDNKSEILGLVGKGLTYDSGGYSIKPTDGMVTMKSDMGGAAAVIGAMSAIANQKLKINVVAVVAACENMISGGAYKPGDIIGSMAGKTIEVLNTDAEGRLTLADAVYYIVEKEKASRVIDLATLTGAALIALGTTTTAVVTNDDAFYKELEAASAKSDEKVWQLPAFEDYKKMLKSDIADLKNIGGRHAGTITAGLFIGEFVQSKPWLHLDIAGTAWTDADKDYFSKGGTGAGVRTLYYLAKNTAKK; encoded by the coding sequence ATGAATATAGACTTAAACAATATAAAACCCCAAGATGCAGAGGCAGTTATAGTTCCGGTTTTACTAGATAGTGATAAGCTGGCAACAAAGGATACTGCAGAGCTTTTAAACAGGCTTAAAACTAAAGGGAAAATTAAAGGTGAGCATGGTGAGGTATTCAGCACAATGACTGCTTCACAGGATATCATATTTATTGGTCTTGGAAAAGAAGAATTGCTTAATGGTGAAAAGGTAAGAATAGCTTCAGCAAAAGCAGTTAAAAAAGCTAGAGAGCTTAAAGCAAAATCACTTTATGTTCAGCTTATAAACAGTGACAAGCTTTGCTACGGGACTATAGTAAAAGCCATGGTGGAAGGCTTAAGATTTGGAGATTATAAATTTGACAGATACAAAACAGATAAGAAGGAACATACTGATTTAGATATATGTCTTGGTGGTGTATCAGAGGATAAATTAAAAGAAACTGAAGAATACATAAAAGAAGCTAATAACATTTCCAATGCAACCATAATAGCTAGAAACTTGGTTAATGAACCTTCAAACGTATTATATCCAGAAACTCTAGCAGAAGAGGCTTTGGAGTATGGAAAACAGTTTGGTTTTGATGTTGAAGTATTTGATGAACTTCAAATAGATGAGCTAAAGATGGATGCGTTTTTATCTGTAGCTGAAGGCTCAAACAAAGCTCCAAGACTTATTGTTATGAGATACTTTGGAAATGAAGATAATAAATCAGAGATTCTTGGACTTGTAGGTAAAGGCTTAACTTATGATTCGGGCGGATATTCAATAAAACCAACTGATGGAATGGTAACAATGAAATCAGATATGGGCGGTGCTGCAGCGGTTATTGGTGCTATGAGCGCTATAGCCAATCAAAAGCTTAAGATAAATGTAGTGGCAGTGGTTGCTGCCTGTGAAAATATGATTTCTGGTGGAGCTTATAAGCCTGGAGATATTATTGGTTCCATGGCAGGAAAGACTATTGAGGTACTAAATACAGACGCAGAAGGAAGATTAACTCTTGCTGATGCAGTTTACTACATTGTGGAGAAAGAAAAAGCTTCTAGAGTTATAGACTTAGCAACCTTAACTGGAGCAGCTTTGATAGCGCTTGGAACTACAACAACTGCGGTAGTAACTAACGATGATGCATTTTATAAAGAACTTGAAGCAGCTTCAGCGAAATCAGACGAAAAGGTATGGCAGCTTCCTGCTTTTGAGGACTACAAGAAAATGCTTAAGTCTGATATAGCAGATTTAAAGAATATTGGAGGAAGACATGCAGGAACAATAACTGCTGGCTTATTCATTGGCGAATTTGTTCAGAGCAAACCATGGCTTCACCTTGATATAGCAGGTACTGCTTGGACGGATGCTGACAAGGATTACTTCTCAAAGGGCGGAACAGGAGCAGGAGTTAGAACTCTATACTATCTTGCTAAAAATACAGCTAAAAAATAA
- a CDS encoding peptidylprolyl isomerase, translated as MEDGSKIKAELYPDIAPKTVDNFISLIQKNFYDGLIFHRVIPGFMIQGGDPNGNGTGNPGYSIPGEFTNNGFKNDLKHTRGVLSMARSKSPNSAGSQFFIMHKDYPGLDGEYASFGKVIEGIEIVDKIVNVKRGQNDKPVEPQKMKKVTVEIK; from the coding sequence ATGGAAGATGGTTCAAAAATAAAGGCAGAGCTTTACCCTGATATAGCTCCAAAAACTGTAGATAACTTCATAAGCCTAATTCAAAAGAATTTTTATGATGGTTTAATTTTTCATAGAGTTATTCCAGGTTTCATGATACAAGGCGGCGACCCAAATGGTAATGGTACTGGAAACCCTGGTTACAGCATTCCCGGGGAGTTTACAAACAATGGTTTTAAAAATGATTTAAAGCATACAAGAGGGGTTCTTTCCATGGCTAGATCAAAAAGTCCTAATTCTGCTGGATCACAATTTTTCATAATGCATAAGGACTATCCTGGTCTTGATGGAGAGTATGCTTCCTTTGGCAAAGTCATTGAAGGCATAGAAATTGTTGATAAGATAGTAAATGTTAAAAGAGGACAAAACGATAAACCAGTTGAACCTCAAAAAATGAAAAAGGTTACTGTAGAAATAAAATAA
- a CDS encoding iron-containing alcohol dehydrogenase: MQNFTFKVATKIIFGKETENNVGTEVRRYTDKVLFVSGGGSIKASGLYDKVIKSLKESSIEVIELFGVKPNPRLSLVREGIKLCRENNINFVLSVGGGSAADTAKAIAVGVPYDGDVWDFYTGKAIPQEALPIGVVLTIPATGTEASTSSVITNEDGWYKKGVNSEFIRPAFSILNPELTYTLPPYQTACGAADIMAHIMERYFTNEKNVDLTDRLCEATLKTIINNAPIVLDKPDDYAARAEIMWAATIAHNDLLSTGRIGDWASHRIEHELSAIYDIAHGAGLSIIFPAWMKYVYKHDINRFVQFAVRVWDVDLSFGNLEVVAFEGIKRMTDFFKRIGLPVTLRDAGIDVERFEEMADKATASDTLTQGSFVKLNKQDIINIYKLAE, from the coding sequence ATGCAAAACTTTACTTTTAAAGTTGCAACGAAAATCATTTTTGGTAAAGAAACTGAAAATAACGTAGGTACCGAAGTTAGAAGATATACAGACAAAGTTTTATTTGTTTCAGGAGGAGGCAGCATAAAAGCTAGCGGGCTTTACGATAAGGTCATAAAGTCTCTTAAGGAAAGTAGCATTGAAGTTATAGAGCTTTTTGGAGTTAAGCCGAATCCAAGATTAAGTCTTGTAAGAGAAGGCATAAAGCTCTGTAGAGAGAATAATATTAACTTCGTATTGTCAGTTGGCGGAGGAAGTGCTGCAGACACTGCTAAAGCCATAGCTGTAGGTGTTCCTTATGATGGTGACGTATGGGACTTTTATACTGGAAAAGCTATTCCGCAAGAAGCTCTTCCAATAGGTGTTGTTTTAACCATTCCTGCCACAGGAACTGAAGCCAGCACAAGTTCAGTTATAACAAATGAAGATGGCTGGTATAAGAAAGGGGTTAACTCAGAATTTATTAGACCTGCGTTTTCAATATTGAATCCAGAGCTTACATACACACTTCCGCCATATCAAACTGCCTGTGGGGCTGCTGATATTATGGCACATATAATGGAAAGATATTTTACCAATGAGAAGAATGTAGATTTAACAGACAGACTTTGTGAGGCAACCTTAAAGACTATTATTAACAATGCTCCAATAGTCTTAGATAAGCCAGACGACTATGCAGCAAGAGCAGAAATAATGTGGGCTGCAACTATTGCGCATAACGATTTGTTAAGCACAGGCAGAATTGGGGATTGGGCTTCACACAGAATTGAACATGAATTGAGTGCTATATATGACATTGCACATGGAGCTGGACTTTCAATAATTTTCCCAGCTTGGATGAAATATGTTTACAAGCACGATATAAATAGATTTGTGCAATTTGCAGTAAGGGTATGGGATGTAGACTTATCATTTGGAAATTTAGAAGTTGTTGCATTTGAAGGCATTAAAAGAATGACTGATTTCTTTAAAAGAATAGGGCTTCCAGTAACCCTAAGAGATGCAGGAATTGATGTTGAAAGATTTGAAGAAATGGCTGACAAAGCAACCGCTTCGGATACGCTTACACAGGGAAGTTTTGTTAAGCTAAATAAGCAAGATATAATCAATATTTATAAGCTAGCAGAATAA
- a CDS encoding protein-glutamine gamma-glutamyltransferase produces the protein MLKFPGYEADIKTLTSEYSDDSLETKIINTMAASKDIYKYSSLNQLKFELNMRKNIITSSIELNDGNIKFKVFKESFCNPTFWERTEEGGFKLKTSAASSQGINDIFKNSSKYGTECSTAIVMLYYKAILNIYPEDLFDKLFNNIILLNWHYFDNDLRVFSSEIEGDFIPGDCLYFENPDYNPKEHEWQGENAIDLGNGKYYGHGIGIEDANNIIKSLNKHRKSHAEKSAYLTKNVARPNFRHLADIYINSLERLRLEMFRYYPFYRY, from the coding sequence ATGTTAAAGTTTCCTGGATACGAAGCTGATATTAAAACTCTTACAAGCGAATACTCTGATGATAGTTTAGAAACTAAAATTATTAATACAATGGCTGCAAGCAAAGATATTTATAAATATAGTTCCTTAAACCAGCTTAAGTTCGAGCTGAATATGAGAAAAAATATTATCACCTCCTCTATAGAGCTAAATGATGGGAATATTAAATTTAAGGTTTTTAAGGAATCATTTTGCAATCCTACGTTTTGGGAACGAACTGAAGAAGGCGGTTTTAAGCTTAAAACTAGTGCAGCATCTTCCCAAGGCATAAATGATATTTTTAAAAACAGTTCAAAATATGGAACCGAGTGTTCTACAGCTATAGTCATGCTTTACTACAAGGCTATACTGAATATATATCCTGAGGACCTATTTGATAAATTATTTAATAATATTATTCTTCTCAATTGGCACTATTTTGATAATGACCTTCGAGTATTTAGCAGCGAAATTGAAGGAGATTTTATTCCTGGAGACTGTCTATACTTTGAAAATCCAGATTATAATCCAAAAGAACATGAATGGCAGGGAGAAAATGCCATAGATTTAGGAAATGGAAAATATTATGGTCATGGAATAGGTATTGAGGATGCTAATAACATTATTAAATCACTAAACAAGCATAGAAAATCTCATGCAGAAAAGTCTGCCTATCTAACAAAAAATGTTGCCCGCCCTAATTTCAGGCATCTGGCAGACATATATATTAATTCTCTAGAAAGATTACGTCTTGAAATGTTTAGATACTATCCTTTCTACAGATACTAA
- a CDS encoding thioredoxin family protein, which yields MKPIYMLITDWCPHCKRALGWMEELVQENPKYLDLQVEIIDEESEPEKAKKFDYYYVPTYYVGDTKVHEGVPTKEIVKNVFEKAAEE from the coding sequence ATGAAGCCTATATATATGCTCATAACAGACTGGTGCCCTCACTGTAAAAGAGCACTTGGATGGATGGAGGAATTGGTACAAGAAAATCCTAAGTACCTGGATCTTCAAGTTGAAATCATAGATGAAGAGTCAGAACCTGAGAAAGCTAAGAAATTTGATTATTATTATGTTCCTACTTATTATGTTGGAGATACAAAGGTTCATGAGGGCGTGCCTACTAAGGAAATAGTTAAAAACGTGTTTGAAAAAGCTGCAGAGGAATAA
- a CDS encoding DUF4003 family protein: MDLLLKEKADLMIENYHELKNTFKWDTNLFKHFAAMIYATKGKRVKADKIKEVKNFIKNETSWTSYFRGTNEFMLASLLSIEENYEEFFRNMLQVYDKMRDKGLKRSVQLPIAAYTIVKEASREQWDDKIVRMTEFYSKMKENHFWITSADDYVFAAVLASTDLNVWETTNDMERCYNYLNSEGFYKGNYLQTLSHILAIGEETVDEKCSKAIKLNDKLKKQGCKLQYHGLATLGLLALITTDLDSIAKDIRDVYDYIYAEDGYGLWSLDKNMRTMLAATIVSDVYVDEVKRGVMQVALGNSISAIIIAQQQAAVAAACAASASAAASASSS; this comes from the coding sequence ATGGATCTATTATTAAAAGAAAAAGCTGACTTAATGATCGAGAATTATCATGAGCTTAAGAATACTTTCAAATGGGATACAAATCTTTTTAAACATTTTGCAGCTATGATATACGCTACAAAGGGAAAAAGAGTGAAAGCGGATAAAATTAAAGAAGTGAAGAATTTTATAAAGAATGAAACAAGCTGGACGTCTTATTTTAGGGGAACGAATGAATTTATGCTAGCTAGCTTGTTAAGCATTGAAGAAAACTACGAGGAATTTTTTAGAAATATGCTTCAGGTTTATGACAAAATGAGAGACAAAGGACTAAAGAGAAGTGTTCAGCTGCCAATAGCAGCTTATACAATAGTCAAGGAAGCATCTAGAGAACAATGGGATGATAAGATTGTTAGAATGACTGAATTCTATAGTAAAATGAAAGAGAATCACTTTTGGATTACATCAGCAGATGATTATGTTTTTGCAGCTGTTTTAGCATCAACAGATTTAAATGTATGGGAAACAACTAACGATATGGAGAGGTGCTACAACTATCTTAACAGTGAAGGATTTTACAAGGGAAACTATCTTCAGACCTTATCACATATTCTTGCAATTGGTGAAGAGACTGTAGATGAAAAATGCAGTAAAGCAATTAAGTTAAATGACAAGCTTAAGAAACAAGGCTGTAAGCTTCAATATCATGGTTTAGCAACATTAGGGTTGTTAGCACTCATAACCACTGACCTTGATAGTATAGCAAAAGATATTAGAGATGTTTATGACTATATTTATGCAGAGGATGGATATGGCTTGTGGAGCCTTGATAAAAATATGAGAACAATGCTTGCTGCTACAATAGTATCAGACGTTTATGTTGATGAAGTCAAAAGAGGTGTTATGCAAGTAGCGCTGGGAAACAGCATAAGTGCAATAATTATTGCTCAGCAGCAGGCTGCGGTAGCGGCAGCTTGTGCTGCCAGCGCCTCAGCGGCTGCTTCAGCTAGTTCCTCATAA
- a CDS encoding C-GCAxxG-C-C family (seleno)protein, translating to MKKEVSIKKIRQDAEDAFRRGDFYCSEAIVSSIKNNFELDMPDEMIAMASGFPVGIGKSKCVCGAVSGGVMSVSYFFGRTKGGDPKVQRNLELANELQESFKSNHKVLCCKVLTHGMDMGSGEHKAQCISFTGEIAQKAAEIIVRELNLKNIDE from the coding sequence ATGAAAAAAGAAGTTAGCATTAAAAAAATAAGACAAGATGCAGAGGATGCTTTTAGAAGAGGAGATTTCTACTGCTCAGAGGCAATTGTCAGTTCTATAAAAAATAATTTTGAACTTGATATGCCTGATGAAATGATTGCAATGGCTTCAGGTTTTCCAGTTGGAATAGGCAAATCAAAATGCGTATGTGGAGCAGTATCCGGAGGAGTAATGTCTGTAAGCTATTTCTTTGGGAGAACAAAAGGTGGAGATCCAAAGGTTCAAAGAAATCTTGAGCTTGCTAACGAACTTCAAGAAAGCTTCAAAAGTAATCACAAGGTTTTATGCTGCAAGGTTTTAACTCATGGAATGGATATGGGTTCTGGAGAACATAAAGCTCAATGCATATCCTTTACTGGCGAGATTGCACAAAAGGCAGCTGAAATAATAGTTAGAGAACTTAATCTAAAAAATATTGATGAATAA
- a CDS encoding TDT family transporter encodes MRSILKKLPIPISGLMLGLAAAGNLVLSYGNIYRNVFGFVSAIILVLLLLKALTEPKAVTEGLNNPVVCGVMCTFPMGVMLLSTNVKPYASSLAFAAWIIGVLLHCVMIVYFTLKYIVKFNIKKIFPSSFIVYVGIAAASVTAPTYSLSALGRYIFWFAFIGYLILLPIVLYRVLVVKEIPEPALPTIIIFAAPASLCLAGYMNSFQTKSMLIIVFLACLSLIMTIAALLLMPKMLTLKFYPSYSSFTFPFVISGIAIKLTNGFLIKSGKSIGFLKYIVSFEEIIAVAIVLYVLYRYVKFIFANERAIEKK; translated from the coding sequence ATGAGATCAATACTTAAAAAACTACCTATCCCTATATCAGGACTCATGCTTGGATTAGCAGCAGCAGGAAATCTAGTATTGTCCTATGGAAACATATACAGAAATGTTTTCGGGTTTGTTTCCGCAATTATTTTAGTGCTTTTACTTCTAAAAGCACTAACTGAGCCTAAAGCTGTCACTGAAGGGTTAAATAATCCAGTAGTATGTGGTGTTATGTGTACCTTTCCAATGGGAGTTATGCTTCTATCCACTAATGTAAAGCCTTATGCGTCCAGCTTAGCTTTCGCAGCTTGGATCATAGGAGTGCTGCTTCATTGCGTAATGATTGTTTATTTTACATTAAAATATATTGTCAAGTTCAATATCAAAAAAATCTTTCCAAGCAGCTTTATTGTTTATGTTGGAATTGCAGCAGCAAGTGTAACTGCACCAACTTATAGCTTATCTGCTCTTGGAAGATATATATTTTGGTTTGCATTTATAGGCTATTTAATTCTACTTCCCATAGTTTTATATAGAGTTTTAGTAGTTAAGGAAATTCCAGAGCCAGCACTTCCAACCATAATTATATTTGCAGCTCCTGCAAGCCTTTGCTTAGCTGGCTACATGAACTCCTTTCAGACAAAGAGCATGCTAATTATAGTTTTTCTAGCTTGCTTGTCACTAATTATGACTATTGCAGCACTTTTACTTATGCCAAAAATGCTTACACTTAAATTTTATCCCAGTTATTCATCCTTTACCTTTCCTTTTGTAATAAGTGGAATAGCTATTAAGCTTACTAATGGATTTTTAATTAAAAGCGGCAAGAGTATCGGATTTCTAAAGTATATAGTAAGTTTTGAAGAAATAATAGCTGTTGCTATTGTTTTGTATGTTCTATATAGATACGTTAAATTCATTTTTGCAAATGAACGCGCTATAGAAAAAAAGTAG
- a CDS encoding flavin reductase family protein — protein MTKIAFKGSAILNPVPAVMITSQNSEGRVNVFTVGWIGTACTRPPMITVAIRPERLSYEYIKETEEFVVNLPSASMTKIVDYVGVVSGKREDKIEKLKLELEASEKVSVPSLKDCPVNIECKLRSITQLGSHDLFLADVLSVSVDDRIIDEKGKIHLEKADLIAYSHGEYFKLYNKPLGKFGYSVQKKKKKKD, from the coding sequence ATGACTAAAATAGCTTTTAAAGGCAGTGCAATATTAAATCCTGTGCCAGCTGTTATGATAACTTCACAAAATTCCGAAGGCAGGGTAAATGTTTTTACAGTAGGATGGATTGGAACGGCATGCACACGCCCACCTATGATAACTGTCGCAATAAGACCTGAGAGATTATCTTATGAATACATAAAGGAAACTGAAGAATTTGTTGTAAATCTTCCATCAGCTTCAATGACAAAAATAGTTGATTATGTAGGAGTTGTGTCTGGAAAGAGAGAAGATAAAATAGAGAAGCTAAAGCTTGAGCTTGAGGCTTCTGAGAAGGTATCGGTACCTTCATTAAAGGATTGTCCTGTGAATATAGAATGTAAGCTTAGGAGCATTACTCAACTAGGCAGCCATGATTTATTTTTAGCAGATGTACTTTCTGTTTCTGTAGATGATAGAATCATAGACGAAAAAGGAAAAATTCATCTAGAAAAGGCAGATTTAATTGCTTATTCCCATGGCGAATATTTTAAACTTTATAATAAGCCATTAGGTAAGTTTGGTTATTCTGTACAAAAGAAAAAGAAGAAAAAGGATTAA